A genomic segment from Actinomadura hallensis encodes:
- a CDS encoding dolichyl-phosphate-mannose--protein mannosyltransferase — protein MATTDLVPAPAVGSRRRPPPLREWLAPAIPGSPLLSWLGPLLVTLFAGYLRFDGLGTPKAVVFDETYYAKDALALLRFGWERNTVENADKMLIADPDSDIWAEGAAFVAHPPFGKWMIAIGEWLFGATPFGWRFVPALAGTLSVLILCRLARRMTGSTLLGCAAGLLLALDGLHFVTSRAALLDVFVMFWILAGFACLVNDRDRSRRILAERIEAGDRSAHGPFLAHGWRWAAGVCLGLACATKWTGVFYIAAFGLMVVLWDYGARRAAGVRSPFAGTMRLEAVPAFVQLVVVALVTYVATWWGWIFKPGGWGRGEVAGFVLWRPFEALPDLWRYHAQIFGFHSGLDDEHPYQSWPWDWPILRRPVAFFYTEPEGACGAGRCSREILGIGTPALWWGALAALVAVAFLWVMLRDWRAGAILLGFLAGWLSWFPSAFNDRTMFLFYATPLIPFMVLAIVLVLGYLIGPAPAAAREARASGDSLGQVAVEPAGAGTRRLVGAAAAGAFVLVVLANFAYFHPILSAETIPYVDWQDRMWFESWV, from the coding sequence ATGGCGACAACGGATCTGGTCCCCGCCCCGGCCGTTGGGTCACGACGCAGGCCGCCTCCGCTGCGGGAGTGGTTGGCGCCTGCGATTCCGGGCAGTCCGCTGCTCTCGTGGCTCGGCCCGCTGCTGGTGACCCTTTTCGCGGGTTATCTGCGCTTCGACGGGTTGGGGACGCCGAAGGCGGTGGTCTTCGACGAGACGTATTACGCGAAGGACGCGCTGGCTCTGCTGAGGTTCGGCTGGGAGCGCAACACCGTCGAGAACGCCGACAAGATGCTGATCGCGGATCCGGACTCGGACATCTGGGCGGAGGGCGCGGCATTCGTGGCGCATCCGCCGTTCGGCAAGTGGATGATCGCGATCGGCGAGTGGTTGTTCGGTGCGACGCCGTTCGGGTGGCGGTTCGTGCCGGCGCTGGCGGGGACGTTGTCGGTGCTGATCCTGTGCCGGCTGGCGCGGCGGATGACGGGGTCGACGCTGCTGGGGTGTGCGGCGGGGCTGCTGCTGGCGCTGGACGGTCTGCATTTCGTGACGAGCCGGGCGGCGCTGCTGGACGTCTTCGTGATGTTCTGGATTCTGGCGGGGTTCGCCTGTCTGGTGAACGACCGGGATCGGTCTCGCCGGATTCTGGCGGAGAGGATCGAGGCGGGGGACCGTTCGGCCCATGGGCCTTTCCTCGCGCACGGCTGGCGGTGGGCCGCGGGGGTCTGCCTGGGTCTGGCGTGCGCGACGAAGTGGACGGGCGTGTTCTATATCGCCGCGTTCGGGTTGATGGTGGTGCTGTGGGATTACGGCGCCCGTCGCGCGGCGGGGGTCCGGTCGCCGTTCGCGGGGACGATGCGGCTGGAGGCGGTGCCCGCGTTCGTCCAGCTGGTCGTGGTGGCGCTGGTGACGTACGTGGCGACCTGGTGGGGGTGGATCTTCAAGCCGGGGGGCTGGGGTCGCGGCGAGGTGGCCGGTTTCGTGTTGTGGCGGCCGTTCGAGGCGCTGCCGGACCTGTGGCGCTACCACGCGCAGATTTTCGGTTTCCACAGTGGGCTGGACGACGAGCATCCGTACCAGTCGTGGCCGTGGGACTGGCCGATCCTGCGGCGTCCGGTCGCGTTCTTCTACACCGAGCCCGAGGGCGCGTGCGGCGCGGGGCGGTGTTCGCGGGAGATCCTGGGGATCGGGACGCCGGCGCTGTGGTGGGGGGCGCTCGCCGCGCTGGTCGCGGTCGCGTTCCTGTGGGTGATGCTGCGGGACTGGCGGGCGGGGGCGATCCTGCTCGGGTTCCTGGCGGGCTGGTTGAGCTGGTTCCCGTCGGCGTTCAACGACCGCACGATGTTCCTGTTCTACGCGACGCCGCTGATTCCGTTCATGGTGCTGGCGATCGTCCTCGTCCTGGGCTACCTGATAGGACCCGCGCCCGCCGCGGCGCGGGAAGCGCGGGCGTCGGGCGATTCCCTGGGGCAGGTGGCCGTGGAGCCCGCCGGGGCGGGGACGCGGCGTCTGGTCGGCGCGGCGGCCGCGGGCGCGTTCGTGCTGGTGGTGCTGGCGAACTTCGCGTACTTCCATCCGATCCTGTCGGCGGAGACGATCCCGTACGTGGACTGGCAGGACCGGATGTGGTTCGAGAGCTGGGTCTGA
- the rsmI gene encoding 16S rRNA (cytidine(1402)-2'-O)-methyltransferase: MTGTLLVAAAPIGRAEDASGRLRAALAEVPVIAAEDTRRLRRLAADLGIAPVARVVSYYEHKEQARTDELLGELRAGRDVLLITDAGMPGVSDPGYRLVRAAIAEGLAVTVLPGPSAVTAALVLSGLPTDRFCFEGFPPRKAGERARRLAALAGEQRTMVFFESPRRLPGTLADMADAFGADRPAAVCRELTKTYEEVRRGTLGELAAWADDGVLGEITVVVGGAPEKPGLSEPADLAAAVAAREEAGTSRKQAIADVAKENGVPKRVVYDAVVQAKKVTDLLPGGGTRPSGECKEPG, from the coding sequence GTGACGGGGACCTTGCTGGTGGCGGCGGCGCCCATCGGGCGGGCGGAGGACGCTTCGGGGCGGTTGCGGGCGGCGCTGGCGGAAGTGCCCGTCATCGCGGCGGAGGACACGCGGCGGCTGCGGCGGCTGGCGGCCGACCTCGGCATCGCGCCGGTCGCGCGTGTCGTGTCGTACTACGAGCACAAGGAACAGGCCCGGACGGACGAGCTGCTGGGGGAACTGCGGGCCGGGCGGGACGTCCTCCTGATCACGGACGCGGGCATGCCGGGCGTGTCCGACCCCGGGTACCGGCTCGTCCGCGCGGCCATCGCCGAAGGGCTCGCCGTCACGGTTCTGCCCGGGCCGTCCGCCGTCACGGCCGCGCTGGTCCTCTCCGGGCTGCCCACGGACCGGTTCTGCTTCGAGGGGTTCCCGCCGCGCAAGGCCGGGGAACGGGCCCGGCGGCTGGCCGCGCTGGCCGGTGAGCAGCGCACGATGGTGTTCTTCGAATCGCCGCGGCGCCTGCCGGGCACGCTCGCGGACATGGCGGACGCGTTCGGCGCGGACCGGCCCGCGGCCGTCTGCCGGGAGCTGACCAAGACCTACGAGGAGGTCCGCCGGGGCACGCTCGGCGAACTGGCCGCGTGGGCGGACGACGGCGTCCTCGGGGAGATCACGGTGGTGGTCGGCGGGGCGCCCGAGAAGCCGGGGCTGTCGGAGCCGGCGGACCTGGCCGCCGCCGTCGCCGCCCGGGAGGAGGCGGGAACGTCCCGCAAGCAGGCCATCGCGGACGTCGCCAAGGAGAACGGCGTCCCCAAGCGGGTCGTCTACGACGCGGTCGTACAGGCGAAAAAGGTGACAGACCTGCTCCCCGGCGGTGGAACCCGCCCGTCCGGGGAATGTAAGGAGCCCGGGTGA
- a CDS encoding glycosyltransferase family 2 protein gives MELSVVMPCLNEAETVATCVRKTIGFFEENGIDGEVVVADNGSTDGSQQLAREAGARVVPVIDKGYGNALMGGIAAARGKYVAMGDADDSYDFTTLGPFLDELRDGADLVMGNRFKGGIADGAMPPLHRYLGNPVLSYIGRLFFRSKIGDFHCGLRAFNKESIMRLGLQTGGMEFASEMVVKATLQGYDIREVPTTLSPDGRSRAPHLNTWRDGWRHLRFLLLYSPRWLFLIPGLVFMTLGLVAGIALSTGPVTVGEVAFDVDTLVGAGAALVIGFQAVLFALLTKVYAMQEGFLPHDARVQRIIDWWSLERGLLLGGLLAAAGLTGLVASLMHWQVNSFGELDPRHSLRMVVPAATAFVMSFQAIFASLFVSILGIRRRQHPPLTDPAAEAEGVVDAAVRKVAKGETEDASAEHADENGSGTGGEHGKVTAGKAAAKTSEDG, from the coding sequence GTGGAACTCTCCGTAGTGATGCCATGCCTGAACGAGGCCGAGACGGTCGCGACCTGCGTCCGCAAGACGATCGGCTTCTTCGAGGAGAACGGCATCGACGGCGAGGTGGTCGTCGCCGACAACGGCAGCACCGACGGCAGCCAGCAGCTCGCCCGCGAGGCCGGGGCGCGGGTCGTGCCGGTGATCGACAAGGGGTACGGCAACGCGCTGATGGGCGGGATCGCCGCCGCGCGCGGCAAGTACGTCGCCATGGGAGACGCCGACGACTCCTACGACTTCACGACCCTCGGGCCGTTCCTCGACGAGCTGCGCGACGGCGCCGACCTCGTCATGGGCAACCGCTTCAAGGGGGGCATCGCCGACGGCGCCATGCCGCCGCTGCACCGCTACCTCGGCAACCCGGTGCTCAGCTACATCGGCCGGCTGTTCTTCCGCAGCAAGATCGGCGACTTCCACTGCGGGCTGCGCGCCTTCAACAAGGAGTCGATCATGCGGCTCGGGCTGCAGACCGGCGGCATGGAGTTCGCCAGCGAGATGGTCGTCAAGGCGACCCTGCAGGGCTACGACATCCGCGAGGTGCCGACGACGCTGTCGCCGGACGGCCGCAGCCGGGCCCCGCACCTGAACACCTGGCGCGACGGATGGCGGCATCTGCGCTTCCTCCTGCTCTACAGCCCTCGTTGGCTCTTCCTCATCCCCGGTCTTGTATTCATGACGCTCGGACTGGTCGCCGGGATCGCGCTGTCGACCGGGCCGGTCACGGTCGGGGAGGTCGCCTTCGACGTCGACACCCTCGTCGGCGCCGGAGCCGCGCTGGTCATCGGCTTCCAGGCGGTGCTGTTCGCGCTGCTGACGAAGGTGTACGCGATGCAGGAGGGGTTCCTGCCGCACGACGCCCGCGTCCAGCGGATCATCGACTGGTGGAGCCTGGAACGCGGCCTGCTGCTCGGCGGGCTGCTCGCGGCCGCCGGACTGACCGGCCTGGTCGCGTCGCTGATGCACTGGCAGGTCAACAGCTTCGGCGAGCTCGACCCGCGGCACTCGCTGCGCATGGTCGTCCCCGCCGCGACCGCGTTCGTGATGAGCTTCCAGGCCATCTTCGCCTCGCTGTTCGTCAGCATCCTCGGCATCCGCCGCCGCCAGCACCCGCCGCTCACCGACCCGGCCGCCGAGGCCGAGGGCGTCGTGGACGCCGCGGTCCGCAAGGTCGCCAAGGGCGAGACGGAGGACGCTTCCGCCGAGCACGCCGACGAGAACGGCTCCGGAACCGGCGGGGAGCACGGCAAGGTCACCGCGGGCAAGGCGGCCGCGAAGACGTCCGAGGACGGCTGA
- a CDS encoding phospholipid carrier-dependent glycosyltransferase yields MSTRTPADGASSSAAVTRPPVAPRGGDADRARPGRRRWALLFGLGWLAQVAVRLWLGAEQTVPVATPDESGYLFAARVLTGGPDADMSFGTVYRGGYPLLLLPALLLGDDPVGVYRGALLTNALVSAAMLPLAYLLLRRLGVRRRWSYVFAHVTAVLPCVLFYSEFVLTDAILPVVLAGWLLLVHTWLNVPRLTGGRAPGRMHAAGAGASLLVAYAYACHSRGAILLVAHAMLLLAAPACRWRRWRDVLPAAVAGAAGTAAGALLNRSLLPHMYPHGDNDLAGNVVRRLTTGDGWGWMLSLGTGQVWYQSVATGGVAAVGLAAVAFAVLRPSAASAVPGTAGRTRALALAVLVVVAGIAFATSAALPVEYRIGNYVYGRYLACVTPVLFAVGVAVLLRAPQRALLGAVAAAASLTVAAACVVQWYAGDLLSRYTYTAYDFPETAFLTWDWTAFHLWHATLAGLVLLLAAVVFARPRRHGPPVLAAVLAVVAVGMSVTATDRIARPLVRDATAHTDLRKSIDLREKRSIAVDWNVPWPIRLSHYYWAWWSEASVFDSRWTPPPQSADVIVLSWPENVPAAASWPHGAPPGWHVVDSRRTLTGDWAAWTR; encoded by the coding sequence ATGAGCACGCGAACACCGGCGGACGGCGCCTCCTCGTCCGCGGCCGTCACGCGCCCGCCGGTCGCGCCCCGCGGCGGGGACGCCGACCGCGCCCGGCCGGGCCGCCGCCGGTGGGCGCTGCTGTTCGGGCTCGGCTGGCTCGCGCAGGTCGCGGTGCGGCTCTGGCTCGGCGCCGAGCAGACGGTGCCGGTGGCGACCCCCGACGAGTCCGGCTACCTGTTCGCCGCCCGCGTCCTGACCGGCGGCCCCGACGCCGACATGTCCTTCGGGACCGTCTACCGGGGCGGGTACCCGCTGCTGCTCCTGCCCGCGCTGCTGCTGGGCGACGACCCGGTCGGGGTGTACCGCGGCGCCCTCCTCACCAACGCGCTGGTCAGCGCGGCGATGCTGCCGCTGGCCTACCTGCTGCTGCGCCGGCTCGGGGTCCGCCGCCGCTGGTCGTACGTGTTCGCGCACGTCACGGCGGTGCTGCCGTGCGTGCTCTTCTACTCCGAGTTCGTGCTGACCGACGCGATCCTCCCGGTGGTCCTGGCCGGCTGGCTGCTGCTCGTCCATACGTGGCTGAACGTCCCGCGGCTCACGGGAGGGCGCGCGCCGGGCCGAATGCACGCGGCGGGGGCGGGCGCCTCGCTGCTGGTCGCGTACGCCTACGCCTGCCATTCGCGCGGCGCGATCCTGCTGGTCGCGCACGCGATGCTGCTGCTGGCCGCGCCGGCGTGCCGGTGGCGGCGGTGGCGGGACGTCCTCCCGGCCGCCGTCGCGGGCGCGGCCGGGACGGCCGCCGGGGCGCTGCTGAACCGGTCGCTGCTGCCGCACATGTACCCTCACGGGGACAACGACCTCGCCGGCAACGTCGTCCGGAGGCTCACCACCGGGGACGGGTGGGGCTGGATGCTGTCGCTCGGCACCGGCCAGGTCTGGTACCAGTCCGTCGCCACCGGCGGCGTCGCGGCGGTCGGTCTCGCCGCCGTCGCGTTCGCCGTGCTGCGCCCGTCGGCCGCGTCCGCCGTGCCCGGCACCGCCGGGCGGACCCGGGCGCTCGCCCTCGCCGTCCTCGTGGTCGTGGCGGGCATCGCGTTCGCGACGTCCGCGGCGCTGCCGGTCGAGTACCGCATCGGCAACTACGTCTACGGCCGCTACCTCGCCTGCGTCACCCCGGTGCTGTTCGCGGTCGGCGTCGCGGTGCTGCTGCGCGCGCCGCAGCGGGCCCTGCTGGGGGCGGTGGCCGCCGCGGCCTCCCTGACCGTCGCCGCCGCGTGCGTCGTCCAGTGGTACGCGGGCGACCTGCTCAGCCGCTACACGTACACGGCCTACGACTTCCCCGAGACGGCGTTCCTCACCTGGGACTGGACGGCGTTCCACCTGTGGCACGCCACCCTGGCCGGCCTGGTGCTCCTCCTCGCGGCGGTCGTGTTCGCGCGGCCGCGGCGGCACGGCCCGCCGGTGCTCGCCGCCGTCCTCGCGGTCGTCGCGGTCGGCATGAGCGTCACCGCCACCGACCGCATCGCCCGCCCGCTGGTGCGCGACGCGACCGCCCACACCGACCTCAGGAAGAGCATCGACCTGCGCGAGAAGCGCTCCATAGCCGTCGACTGGAACGTGCCGTGGCCGATCCGGCTGTCGCACTACTACTGGGCCTGGTGGAGCGAGGCCAGCGTCTTCGACTCCCGGTGGACGCCGCCTCCGCAGAGCGCCGACGTCATCGTCCTGTCGTGGCCGGAGAACGTTCCCGCCGCGGCGTCCTGGCCGCACGGCGCCCCGCCCGGCTGGCACGTGGTCGACAGCCGCCGCACCCTGACCGGCGACTGGGCCGCCTGGACGCGCTAG
- a CDS encoding ArnT family glycosyltransferase: protein MAHTTADEQGVEQAPETPQDSGRDGRGRAAAARAASRLRRTRRVVWLSLLVAAAAVAVQWTLMTPPLYFDPYYVWTAAASWPDIPLTRWPFTEVPHQVTRIGLVLPTRLAQEVFGPGQVAYFVVAAAGGCAFFVGTYLVVRSLFGDVAGVASAAVLLVHPFFTMTNPFGHEITWSTGVVLPDMPGAGLFATGMAGLVVASRRTGRAQTRMLLAAGAFLGASFLVREFLAFLFLAIPVYLALLRIPWRRNVTVGAPMLAILAFNLIHNQLVWGTPLAGLVSAATHGGQSRDYVTRELALRSFPRAMHDWHALGAVFTVALALTIVGWAVTRDRRLALVLVWFFALAVPLTLFSGVLDPNDIKLRAWLQRYWFAVLPALLAGGFGSLTLMFRMLPSRLRPRSRAAGRAVLAAAAVVLGGAYTVAAVRAVPDLPRDKAWNELRVHLADDPGLTLICADRRLAQTLTFYTRDKWGEPLWRGEIRDFPHYLPKVPTNAKEGPMLYTRWRGMESQIASGWRPSPAEGWTLRWSSSDGTLQIWDNPPPGTEG from the coding sequence ATGGCCCACACCACGGCCGACGAGCAGGGCGTCGAGCAGGCGCCGGAGACGCCGCAGGACTCCGGGCGGGACGGCAGGGGCCGTGCCGCCGCCGCGCGCGCGGCGTCCCGGCTGCGGCGTACCCGGCGGGTGGTGTGGCTGTCGCTGCTGGTCGCGGCGGCCGCGGTCGCGGTGCAGTGGACGCTGATGACGCCGCCGCTGTACTTCGACCCCTACTACGTGTGGACCGCGGCCGCCTCATGGCCCGACATCCCGCTCACGAGGTGGCCGTTCACGGAGGTCCCGCACCAGGTCACCCGGATCGGCCTGGTGCTGCCGACGCGGCTCGCCCAGGAGGTCTTCGGGCCGGGCCAGGTCGCCTACTTCGTCGTCGCGGCGGCCGGCGGCTGCGCGTTCTTCGTCGGGACGTACCTGGTCGTGCGGTCGCTGTTCGGGGACGTCGCGGGGGTCGCGTCGGCGGCGGTCCTGCTCGTCCACCCGTTCTTCACGATGACGAACCCGTTCGGCCACGAGATCACCTGGTCGACCGGGGTGGTGCTGCCGGACATGCCGGGCGCGGGGCTGTTCGCGACCGGGATGGCGGGCCTGGTCGTCGCGAGCCGCCGCACGGGGCGGGCGCAGACCCGCATGCTGCTGGCCGCCGGGGCGTTCCTCGGGGCCTCGTTCCTGGTCCGGGAGTTCCTCGCGTTCCTGTTCCTCGCCATCCCGGTGTACCTGGCGCTGCTGCGGATCCCGTGGCGCCGCAACGTCACGGTCGGCGCGCCGATGCTCGCGATCCTCGCGTTCAACCTGATCCACAACCAGCTGGTGTGGGGGACGCCCCTCGCCGGGCTGGTCTCGGCCGCCACGCACGGCGGGCAGTCGCGCGACTACGTGACACGGGAGCTGGCGCTCAGGTCGTTCCCCCGCGCGATGCACGACTGGCACGCGCTCGGCGCCGTCTTCACGGTCGCGCTGGCGCTCACGATCGTCGGCTGGGCCGTCACCCGGGACCGGCGGCTGGCGCTGGTCCTGGTGTGGTTCTTCGCGCTCGCCGTGCCGCTGACGCTGTTCTCCGGCGTCCTCGACCCGAACGACATCAAGCTGCGGGCGTGGCTGCAGCGCTACTGGTTCGCGGTGCTTCCCGCGCTGCTCGCGGGCGGGTTCGGGTCGCTGACCCTGATGTTCCGGATGCTGCCGTCCCGGCTCCGGCCGCGCTCGCGGGCGGCGGGCAGGGCGGTGCTCGCCGCCGCGGCGGTGGTGCTGGGCGGGGCGTACACGGTCGCGGCCGTGCGCGCCGTCCCGGATCTGCCGCGCGACAAGGCGTGGAACGAGCTGCGCGTTCACCTCGCCGACGACCCCGGGCTCACGCTGATCTGCGCCGACCGGCGGCTCGCGCAGACCCTCACGTTCTACACCCGGGACAAGTGGGGCGAGCCGCTGTGGCGCGGCGAGATCCGCGACTTCCCCCACTATCTGCCGAAGGTGCCGACCAACGCGAAGGAGGGCCCGATGCTCTACACGCGGTGGCGCGGCATGGAGTCGCAGATCGCGTCCGGCTGGCGCCCCTCCCCCGCCGAGGGCTGGACGCTCAGGTGGAGCTCCTCCGACGGCACCCTCCAGATCTGGGACAACCCGCCTCCCGGCACCGAGGGCTGA
- the metG gene encoding methionine--tRNA ligase, whose amino-acid sequence MSSSGRHILTAPAWPYANGPRHIGHVSGFALPADMFARYQRMAGNKVLMVSGTDEHGTPIQVQADKEGLSARELADRYNAIIAQDLHDLGMSYDLFTRTTTRNHYEVVQEIFKGLYDNGYIFPQKTMGAISPSTGRTLPDRYIEGTCPICGYDGARGDQCDNCGNQLDPVDLINPVSRINGEKPKFVETEHFMLDLPAFTEALGRYLRAKQSGSLAWRPNVLKFALNLLDDLQPRAISRDLDWGVPIPLEGWRDNPAKKLYVWFDAVVGYFSASIEWARRSGDPEAWRAWWQDPDALSYYFMGKDNIVFHAEIWPAMLLGYSGKGDRGGKPGSLGELNLPTEVVSSEFLTMEGKKFSSSRQVVIYVQDFLARYDVDALRYYVAVAGPETHDTDFTWAEFVRRNNDELVAAWGNLVNRSVNMAAKNFGAIPEPGDLTDADRALMERSRNAFRTVGAELERSRFKSAITEALEVVREANRYLSDQAPWKLKDDPARVQSILHTALQVVDDAKSLLTPFLPNSSQKVYEMLGGRGVWSGMPEIKTVSEEGGPDYRVLTGDYATEARWESTPIKPGVPLTKPTPLFKKLDSSVVDEELARLENE is encoded by the coding sequence ATGTCCTCGTCAGGCCGTCACATCTTGACCGCGCCCGCATGGCCTTACGCCAACGGGCCCCGCCACATCGGGCACGTCTCCGGATTCGCGCTGCCCGCCGACATGTTCGCGCGCTACCAGCGAATGGCGGGCAACAAGGTTCTGATGGTGAGCGGCACCGACGAGCATGGGACGCCGATCCAGGTCCAGGCCGACAAGGAAGGCCTGTCCGCCCGGGAGCTCGCCGACCGCTACAACGCCATCATCGCCCAGGACCTGCACGACCTCGGCATGTCCTACGACCTGTTCACCCGGACGACCACCCGCAACCACTACGAGGTCGTCCAGGAGATCTTCAAGGGCCTGTACGACAACGGCTACATCTTCCCGCAGAAGACGATGGGCGCGATCTCGCCGTCCACCGGCCGCACGCTGCCCGACCGCTACATCGAGGGCACCTGCCCGATCTGCGGGTACGACGGCGCGCGCGGCGACCAGTGCGACAACTGCGGCAACCAGCTCGACCCCGTCGACCTGATCAACCCGGTGTCGCGGATCAACGGGGAGAAGCCGAAGTTCGTCGAGACCGAGCACTTCATGCTCGACCTGCCCGCGTTCACCGAGGCCCTCGGCCGCTACCTGCGCGCCAAGCAGAGCGGTTCGCTGGCGTGGCGGCCGAACGTGCTGAAGTTCGCGCTGAACCTGCTGGACGACCTGCAGCCCCGCGCGATCAGCCGCGACCTCGACTGGGGCGTGCCGATCCCGCTGGAGGGCTGGCGCGACAACCCCGCCAAGAAGCTGTACGTGTGGTTCGACGCGGTCGTCGGCTACTTCTCCGCGTCCATCGAGTGGGCGCGGCGCTCCGGCGACCCGGAGGCGTGGCGCGCCTGGTGGCAGGACCCCGACGCCCTGTCCTACTACTTCATGGGCAAGGACAACATCGTCTTCCACGCCGAGATCTGGCCGGCGATGCTGCTCGGCTACAGCGGCAAGGGCGACCGCGGCGGGAAGCCCGGCTCGCTCGGCGAGCTGAACCTCCCGACGGAGGTCGTGTCGTCGGAGTTCCTGACGATGGAGGGCAAGAAGTTCTCCTCGTCCCGCCAGGTCGTCATCTACGTGCAGGACTTCCTCGCCCGCTACGACGTGGACGCGCTGCGCTACTACGTCGCCGTCGCCGGGCCCGAGACCCACGACACCGACTTCACGTGGGCGGAGTTCGTCCGCCGCAACAACGACGAGCTGGTCGCCGCGTGGGGCAACCTCGTGAACCGCTCGGTGAACATGGCGGCGAAGAACTTCGGCGCGATCCCGGAGCCGGGCGACCTCACCGACGCCGACCGCGCGCTGATGGAGCGCAGCCGCAACGCGTTCCGGACGGTCGGCGCGGAACTCGAGCGGTCCCGGTTCAAGAGCGCGATCACCGAGGCGCTGGAGGTGGTCCGCGAGGCCAACCGCTACCTGTCGGACCAGGCGCCGTGGAAGCTGAAGGACGACCCGGCGCGCGTCCAGTCGATCCTGCACACCGCGCTGCAGGTCGTCGACGACGCCAAGTCGCTGCTGACGCCGTTCCTGCCGAACTCCTCCCAGAAGGTCTACGAGATGCTCGGCGGCCGGGGCGTGTGGAGCGGCATGCCGGAGATCAAGACCGTCTCGGAGGAGGGCGGCCCCGACTACCGCGTCCTGACCGGCGACTACGCGACCGAGGCGCGCTGGGAGTCCACGCCGATCAAGCCGGGCGTGCCGCTGACCAAGCCGACCCCGCTGTTCAAGAAGCTGGACTCGTCCGTCGTCGACGAGGAGCTCGCCCGGCTGGAGAACGAGTGA
- a CDS encoding TatD family hydrolase, with translation MTPAGDGQRARSFPPLPERLPVDVLDSHCHLDIVDTPVNEQLKSAKAAGVARIVTIGCDLPSSRFAVDAAAEFDDVYAAVAIHPNETTGVSDAVLDDVERLAAHPKVRAIGETGLDYYRDWAPKDDQHRSFRAHVDIAKRTGKALVIHDRDAHDDVLRVLEEVGAPEKVVFHCFSGDARMAEICAERGYVMSFAGNVTFKNAERLREALKVAPLDLLLVETDAPFLTPIPHRGKPNASYLIPYTVRAMAEYKGVGLAELCTAIAANGERVFGPW, from the coding sequence GTGACGCCCGCCGGGGACGGGCAGCGCGCGCGTTCGTTCCCGCCGCTCCCGGAACGCCTTCCGGTCGACGTGCTCGACAGCCACTGCCACCTCGACATCGTCGACACGCCCGTGAATGAGCAGCTCAAGTCGGCGAAGGCGGCGGGCGTCGCCCGGATCGTCACGATCGGGTGCGACCTGCCGTCGTCGCGGTTCGCGGTGGACGCCGCCGCCGAGTTCGACGACGTGTACGCGGCGGTGGCGATCCACCCGAACGAGACGACCGGGGTGTCCGACGCCGTCCTCGACGACGTCGAGCGGCTCGCCGCGCACCCGAAGGTCCGCGCGATCGGCGAGACCGGCCTGGACTACTACCGCGACTGGGCGCCGAAGGACGACCAGCACCGCTCGTTCCGCGCCCACGTCGACATCGCCAAGCGCACCGGCAAGGCCCTGGTCATCCACGACCGCGACGCCCACGACGACGTCCTCCGCGTCCTGGAGGAGGTGGGCGCGCCGGAGAAGGTCGTCTTCCACTGCTTCTCCGGCGACGCGCGCATGGCGGAGATCTGCGCCGAACGCGGGTACGTGATGAGCTTCGCGGGGAACGTCACGTTCAAGAACGCGGAGCGGCTCCGCGAGGCGCTGAAGGTGGCGCCGCTCGACCTGCTGCTGGTGGAGACCGACGCGCCGTTCCTCACACCGATCCCGCACCGGGGCAAGCCGAACGCCTCGTACCTGATCCCGTACACGGTCCGGGCCATGGCGGAGTACAAGGGCGTGGGCCTGGCCGAGCTGTGCACCGCGATCGCCGCGAACGGGGAGCGGGTCTTCGGCCCCTGGTGA
- a CDS encoding resuscitation-promoting factor, with translation MRRASTASASALLAVSLLATACGGGSAAPGAAAAADPPAPSTPAPHRVVLVVDGKKTETMTTGTTVREVLAEAGVELGRHDLVKPAVDEPAGDVIKIMRLLSAPKLEVVRTPAKTVRKNSSSVPPWSEKVMREGRDGIKIVKWAYVPRKDRKGRTRKVKKVLAQKVKRKPVTRIVAVGPKSAGTGAAARLNWAGLAKCESGGNPRAVNPAGYYGLYQFSLPTWQSVGGTGKPSDASPGEQTYRAQLLYNKVNGRWQGQWPNCGRFLFS, from the coding sequence GTGCGGCGCGCTTCCACGGCCTCCGCCTCGGCGCTGCTGGCGGTGTCGCTGCTCGCGACGGCATGCGGCGGCGGGTCCGCCGCCCCCGGCGCCGCCGCGGCCGCCGACCCGCCCGCCCCCAGCACGCCCGCGCCGCACAGGGTCGTCCTCGTCGTCGACGGCAAGAAGACCGAGACGATGACGACCGGGACGACGGTCCGCGAGGTGCTCGCCGAGGCGGGCGTCGAGCTGGGCCGCCACGACCTGGTGAAGCCGGCGGTGGACGAGCCCGCGGGGGACGTCATCAAGATCATGCGGCTGCTGTCCGCGCCGAAGCTGGAGGTCGTCCGGACCCCCGCCAAGACGGTCCGCAAGAACAGCTCCTCGGTGCCGCCGTGGAGCGAGAAGGTCATGCGGGAGGGCCGCGACGGCATCAAGATCGTCAAGTGGGCGTACGTGCCGCGCAAGGACCGCAAGGGCAGGACCCGGAAGGTCAAGAAGGTCCTGGCGCAGAAGGTCAAGCGCAAGCCGGTGACCAGGATCGTCGCGGTCGGCCCGAAGTCGGCGGGCACCGGCGCGGCGGCCCGGCTCAACTGGGCGGGCCTCGCCAAGTGCGAGTCCGGCGGCAACCCGAGGGCCGTGAACCCCGCCGGGTACTACGGGCTGTACCAGTTCTCCCTGCCCACGTGGCAGTCGGTGGGCGGCACGGGCAAGCCGTCCGACGCCAGCCCCGGCGAGCAGACGTACCGCGCGCAGCTCCTCTACAACAAGGTGAACGGCCGCTGGCAGGGGCAGTGGCCCAACTGCGGGCGGTTCCTGTTCTCCTGA